The genomic window GCGTCGCGGTCTCGGCGGCTCGGGACTCGCCTTCCGTGCGGAACTCGCCGGTCTCGCGGTTCGCGTAGACGGTACAGACCGCGCCCGCGCGGAGGCCGTAGAGGTTCGCCAGCGTCAGGATCGCGCTGGCCTCCATCTCGATGTTTTTCACGTTCGCCTCCGTGAGGTCCTCGACGAGGGTCTCGGAGCCCGCGGCCTCGAACCCCTCGAAGCCGGGGCGGCCCTGTCCCGCGTAGAAGGAGTCGGCGCTCATCGTAACGCCGGTGTGGTAGTCGTACCCCAGTCGTTCCGCCGCAGCGACGAGGGCGCTGACGACCTCCTGGTCGGCCGCGGCGGGGTAGTCCTCGCGGACGTACTCGTCGCTGGTCCCCTCCTGGCGGACCGCGCCCGTCGTGATGACGAGGTCGCCGACGTCCATCTCGGGCTGGATCGCCCCGCAGGAGCCGACCCGGACGAAGGTGTCACAACCGACTCGAGCGAGTTCCTCGACGGCGATGGCCGCCGAGGGGCTGCCAATCCCCGTCGACGTGACCGAGATCGGCGTGTCCTCGTACGTGCCCGTCGCGGTCCGGTACTCGCGGTGGCGGGCCGC from Haloterrigena sp. KLK7 includes these protein-coding regions:
- a CDS encoding nucleoside phosphorylase is translated as MTADSDVSDSEDPNADVQYHLEVGPEDVADTVLLPGNPERLEKIVAFWDDHEIAARHREYRTATGTYEDTPISVTSTGIGSPSAAIAVEELARVGCDTFVRVGSCGAIQPEMDVGDLVITTGAVRQEGTSDEYVREDYPAAADQEVVSALVAAAERLGYDYHTGVTMSADSFYAGQGRPGFEGFEAAGSETLVEDLTEANVKNIEMEASAILTLANLYGLRAGAVCTVYANRETGEFRTEGESRAAETATLATHLLAEMDRVKREAGADRWHAGLSLEDA